The sequence gatCTGTTGAAAGAagagcaaataaatattttattgtagctATGGTTTTTAATACCATCCATGTTTATACTCTAAATACTGgtaatttcttaaatatgaacaaaataattCCAAATCAGTGGTATAAACTTCATAGTCAAGGCAAGTTTtgtatatagcacattttgtacacaatggtaattcaaagtgcattTGATGCAAGCGTGATATTGTATCATGCATGCTGTATAAaagttattcatatttttatttgttttgttttgttttgtgcaatCAATAGAGGAACATATTCTGTTTGAGTGAAACCACTATATGGAGGTTCTGAGGTGGTAGTGAGTTTCAGGCATTTTATTTCCCATAAACTGACACAATAGCGATGGATGTGCTGAGACCTATGAATTCAATAGAGTCAGAATAGGAGTTGCATGCTTCCTCTGTAGACTCACAGGGATTCTTAATGTGCGCTAGATAGTGTGCGGCTGGATGAATGTGTCTCCAGTGTTGTCATCTCACTcgattatttttcaataaaactcCTCCCTCTCACACATATGGCAAGCGTCACCTCAGAACTGATTTTCCGTCCTTCAGATTGTTTCTGTATATGACTAAACCCAAGTCATTCCACTGCATGCCCTGCTGAACTTGAGCTGATTTAGCTTGATTGGCAATATCGAATGAAGAATTACACAATACGACAGAGTTGTGTGGAGAAAATATTTCACCATCGCAtgctgtcatatatatatatatatatagaagatgtccagaaaacagtttgacattttTGTCAGTGTTTGCAAACCATTAGTCATAAATAAACCCAAAGGCTTGAAATATTCCATGACAGTTAACATTTTTGTCTGTGAATGTTTATGTGTTCAGTTTTTTACActtcatatagatagatagatagatagatagatagatagatagatagatagatagatagatagatagatagatagatagatagatagatagatagatagatagatagatagatagatagatagatagatagataacaacATAATGTGATTGGCCATGTGGAACAGTGGTCTCGGGGGCATGACGCTGTTGTCCTTAGCTTTCATTACAGATCTAATGATGCTCTGATAACATTATTGAAGCTAATGTCCTCTGTGTGGCCATGTACAGATGTATTCACTGCATTAATCTGGACGCACTTAAGGATTTATCTAACTTATCTGTCACTGGGTTTTGGTCCACCGTATaaattgtgttcctgtagctcaattggtagagcattgcgttgggggttcgaatccggGGGAATACATGTTAGGAAAAATTGTTAGCATGAATGCAATGTAATTCACTTcggataaaatcgtctgctaaatgcataaatttataaaGACAAAAGGGAAGTCGATATTGATGTgttgactttgctgcagcctggaattgaactactggtttcgtctggtcagaggagaactggccccccaactgagcctggtttctcccaaggtttttttctccattctgtcaccgatggagtttcggttccttgctgctgtcgcctctggcttgcttagttggggtcacttcatctacagcgatatcattgacttgattgcaaataaatgcacagacactatttaactgaacagagatgacatcactgaattcaatgatgaactgccttaagtatcattttgcattattgacacaatgttttccaaatgaatgttgttgtattttacgcaatgtattttgtttaaagcactatataaataaaggtgattgattgattgattgattgattgattgacagatTATAACTGATTCTTCCTCTATGAATGTCATACAAATGACAGTATACTAAATATTACAAACCtaacattaaaatatagatttaattaaaatattttcatgcatttttagtGTGTTAGGCATCCCTAAAgacatattattattgttttgtccATGTGTCTTTTTAACACTTTATAGACAGGTCCATTGAGAGAATAGAGAGGAAACAATAAGCAAAGGAAGAAAAGGGATCAGGAAATCACATGACACTTGAACTTGCATGTTAATGGTGCTTGCACTGTCAAGCATCACTATTCCTATTGATGATTTTTGATTTAAACAACCTCCTAACACTATATATTAAACTTCTCCGTCTAATTCATCCAGCCACAGAAAGTCTCGCACTTAGATTCTGTCTTGATGCATCAGATGTAAGGCTGGGAATACATAATAAAGACTGAAATTCCATTTGTAAACTTGATTTATAGGCATCGCATCTGCAGTCTACATCTCTCATTAATCACTTTGTCCACAAGTAGACCCTAGAAAACAGCGATCCAGATCAAATAAAGCTGTTAAGGACAGAGGACAGAGGTCACTGTTACCGCAGTTAAATGTGAAACCCAGAGGGCTCACCATACATCTAGATGCCATACCTTTGTTCAAACAATGAGGACAGTCCTAATACAAGGCCAACAGCAAGCTAACATAATATTACTGATTATGAGAATAAATGACGACAGTGCAAACTAAAATGAGTGTTCAGGACGACTGTCTCTAGGGTCTTGGTGGACACTTATGCATGTAaacatttcctgtttttatgCTTTAAAGAGTCTGGTTTATGTCACTAGCAGCACTCAACAACTGACCATGTTTGTTCATTAATTTGGCAGTGATGTATTTAATgaagagagtgatccagttataGCAAAAAGGACTGAATCGGGGGTTAAGATTACAGCAGCCCACAAAGGAGTcattacagatatttttttaatatactatctatctatctatctatctatctatctatctatctatctatctatctatctatctgtctatctgtctatctgtctgtctgtctgtctgtctgtctatctatttatcatctgtcgcatttttttcttttagtttgtgATGCGTATTTTAATAAtctagatttgtttttgttttctgtaaagaaCTTCTTTATGGAATGGAAAGATTCCTTGGATGTCAGAGCTCCTTCATGGAACCTATAGAAATGTGTCCTTAAAGATTTTGTAGAATACATATTTCATAATATccccattaagatgtttttttttttttagatcagttccaaattttaaataaaaaattatgtgcacGTCTTTTTGaaatttcttaatgtttttttgacTTGGGAAGTCATGCAGGGTTTATTATTTCATGCATTGTCTCAGCTCTATCTCTTCTTTGACCAAAAAGTGCATCCATGCGAACAAATATCCAAAGAATGAATCACCAGGAATAATACAAAACATTCTGAGCAATCACAAACTTAATttcaccagtgtgtgtgtttgtgtgtgtttgtgtgcctgtcGTCCAATGACGAACACATCAATCCCAGTGGGACTTTCTTCGTGACGTATTAACGCAAATCAAATCTGATTGTCTTCCTGTCTGATGGAAAGTATTCAGACATATAAAACGAGGCGAGGGTGAGACTATTCAAAGAGACACAAGACCGCGCAAAGGAACTTAAAACCCCACCTTTTCACTTTGGGAGGTTTTACTGGAGGTATTTCAGGACCCCGATCAGCGCGCGGATCACATCTCTATAGCCCATGTGAGTTCCTTTGATTGCATTTACTTAGTTAAACATTTACCATAGGCGCTTTTTACTTACGTGCATGTTGCATTCATTTAGactagttttattttacattcacaacatatataaacataaatggcacggcatttacattaattaatgttCACAGATGAAACAGTATAAgtcatttcttcttattattatagtattataatagAACACCGAAGTCTTGTAACGAAACAGGACAGGACTTCACTGAAcgaaactaattttaaaatggttttaagcaAAGCATAAccacttttaattaataaaacagaaaggtcttccataaaaaaaactctttataatatattcaaacacCGAAAACAGGTTGCATATTTGACTTAATTTTTCAAATccattaaaatgtctttaatattGCATTCAAGATGTAAAATTCAGTTATGTTTGTCGTTTTATTTAGTGTgtaaaaacagcatgttttcatGTATGCACAGGTGTAAAGCAATGCCCGTGAGGAACGGCTCTCAGCTTTTGCTCTTCATAACTCTCTCCAGTGTTTTATATGCCCGGACCTTAAGTTTACCCTTCGCCTCCATGAGGTAAGAGTTCTATCTTCTTAAAGCACATGAATAAAACTTAATTCCTAACTCTTTTGTGATGCTTTAAAGCATTTTCTATATCGGAACATGCGCGCGTGTTTTTCGCTCCATTAGCTTGGTGCGCGCGCAGGTAAATCAACTCGACAAAAGCACAgagaaacaaagttttttttttttttcgtctaattagataattatgtaaattataattttgccaTGCTATATGATCCTACCAAGTCCATATAGGCTATAcatagtttctattttaaatgtagtttatagATGCACAGTGtagttttaaattgatttaactACCTCCAAATGCTTAATGGATGGTTTGCTCTTATAGAAACATTTCTACacgtaatatacagtatatgagctttgaaaatgtttgttaattAGCTTAACtatgttttgttgtgtgtgtgtgtgtatgtgtgtgtgtgagggagattgtagaaaaaaaaactttaaagccTTTATATGATTAAACCAAGCTGAGTTATAACAAATCTGATGAACGATAAGAGCAACTGTGTAATTCACACTGGATTCTGGAGAGTCACTTGGTTCTGTGTCTTTGTGCAGAGATACAAGACACGCAGACGGGCTCTTCACAAGCGGATACAGTAAACTTCTAGGACAGTTATCTGCCAGACGGTACCTGGAGTCATTGATCGGAAAGCGGGTCAGGTACAGATATCTTATTTTAAAGGCCATTTCCACAACATAATTCATAGCCCTGCTGAAACCAGCTTAAAGAAATCCTTCTAAACCATTAAACCAGACCAGAACAGCTTGAAGGTGAGCTAAAACCAGAAAACCACCTCCAACTATTTTAAGATCAGAGCTTCTATGAACTGAATTTGGTATAACTGGATTTATGTTTTGGTAATCATTCAATATAATCAAAGATTTTAGGTGCAAAGAGAGTTTTTGTCTTCTGTTAGTGGTGTGATTTTGCATCTATGACTCCGGATTGgagtaaataaagtaaatctgtttttggtttaaataaacaaataaaccataaacaaattattaaaatggcTTTAGGATTATATGCCAGCCATCGTGCGTTCTTACACCAAGTTCAATACATCTGTTTCCCAAATAGATAACCATCACAAggtaaatgcatgaatgtaaactgtaaaTTCATGACTGAcatatttctttatattattttagtgaTGATTTGATGGAAGACCAGGCACCGATGAAGCGTCATTCAGACGCAATATTCACAGACAACTACAGCCGCTTTCGCAAGCAGATGGCAGTGAAGAAATATCTCAACTCCATTCTCACAGGAAAGAGAAGGTATTAAGCACCAGCATGTTATTGCTTTCGTGGGTTTTACCAAGCCTTTCAATCCAAGATGTTGCTAGTATAATGAAATACTCTGAACCAAAGAACATTTTCAATGATGTTAAGCAATAAAAAGGCTATTTTACTAGTGTTTTTCCTCTTTTCAGTCAAGAAGACCCACCCAGCCTGCAGGAGGAATCGACTGGAGGAGAGACCACGTATCGGGAGAGCTACGATGACGTCACTGTAGACCGACTTCTCAATCATATACCATTGGTACGTTAGACGGAGACATGCATATGactttgttttaataaaagtgcTTGCAAACTGgtaaatacagttcattttaatactGATCTTTTCTCTTCTAGCCCCTCTGAGGTCGGTTTGAAGACAAGAAAACAACTCTTCGAGACCATCATAGGTTTTCCATTTACACAGTCTAGTATAGGACATCAACATACTACTAAAAGAACGTGTTGAAACCGAAAAATGTGGTTACCTATGACGTAAATGTTTGCACTGTACATTGAAAATAAACTTTGATGAGAGATGTTAGCTTGAAGATGTACATAGCGTGCTTTGGCCTTGGAAACCAAATTGCTTTGACATGTTTCCTGTAAATTGTAGAACAATAAATGCATTGAAACAAGCCCCGGACTGGTGAGAAGCGCATATTCGGACCTGAAGACTGCTGATTGGATCTCGAGTGATGAAGTAACACATGAAGTCAACGTGCATTTTGTAAATGAATTATTTGACGAACGTATTTCTGTTTCTTCTGTCTGAATTCTAACTCTAGAGGGATCGTTCGGGTCCGGGAGGGTCAGGGCATTGGATATCTTTATTTTTGCCATTCAAAGTATAATAAAAGTTTGAAGAGTCATGAAATGCTTGACTGCGCTCGACTTCAATGTTGCAAAACAAACTTTAGCCATGAATTGCAGGTGATTTATGGTCAGGTTCTACCTGTTTTCTTTGGTTTCACAGTAACGGGCGTTTAGAATAATGGACCATTATTTTGAGTAATGTTCAATTATATTTCTGTGTCTTGAAAATACACATAAATTGGACTATACAGGTGCAGAGAAAGacacaaataaaacattcaagaTTGTATAGCACACATTTCTTTACAAAAAGATAGTAAATTTATAAAACAGACAGTCGGTTTAATGATGTACGAGTGTCAAGGGATGATGATATGTAGTCGTATACAGAAGGGTTTGTCTGCTCTCCATTGAGACGACTCCACCAAATCAAACAGCATAAGATGTGCGATTGAAAACACATCACTCACTCATGTAATTCCTGCTGAAGGTCTCGTTTCGTGAGTGTTCGGCCCTCATTTTGAGAACTTCTGAAGGAAACGGTCATTATTATCAGCTGGCCTGTGACTCAGCGAATCTACAATGTGTTGAAGGCAGCTCTGGAAATTTTGAATCATAAATGTCAGAGGACATGGTATGACAGAAAAGGCGTTTATATAAGACGAGATGCACTATGATGGGACTCTAGCTGCCAAAATTAGGCATGTctgtcaaattacatttattgtgaGTCGTCCTTTGGCCTGGAAAAATTGTTTAGTTTGCACCATTTAACCTATAATtgatataaatatctaaaaagaGACGGCTGAGCGGTCAAGGCACAAAAATAAAGATGGCCATTTTGGGCTGATCAGTCAGCTGTGTTGTCACTAAATATGACGTTTGTATATCATATGCACAATAAACTGTAAGCTGTTTTATTAAGGTTTCattatggaaaaaataataataattatatatatattatatatatatatatatatatatatatatatatatatatatatatatatatatatatttaactattaTTGGAAACACAAacctttttacaaaaatatatatttaagcaaCTTTTgagttttatcatttattttgcttaaataaataattgtttgtaaaacaacttttaaaaaacaactaaataaatgtaaagcgtTATTTTGGTTGTAAAgcgttattttaaatgatataaagcatagttttaaatgaaaaatgtataaacaaaattaaaaaaaaattgtaaaaaaaaaaacaaaaaaaaacaatgatttattttagggctgcacgattgtGACAAAAATCATAGttgttgattattcccttgaaattgtaattgcgattattaattacaatttacattGTATGATGTTTacaccattgtttgatgcaactgaatggcgtatttttatatgaaaataaataagctgaaaacacttttctatagtattaagcatGAACGTGTACCAAccagaacaaataaaaaagtaataatatatagttatatatatattatatatatataaagttatacatatatatatatatatatattattatttaggtaAATCATTTTTTGATAATGTTGTAAAtcatatttgtaaattaaaaatatgacaacagcaacaaaatatttttaaaaggttCAGAATTTGAATGGAGTTAAAGTTCAGGTTAGAGCAAACCTTTGATTCTTAATAGGATGTTTGAAGCTTAACAGTAAAGAATAAAGGTTATGGTCAGTCAGTGCCTGCTCTTTGATTGCTTTGTCAGGTTGTTAGTGCTCTAGTGATGTATGGGGTAACTGAAGAGGCTGTTGTGTGTTCTTCTGTGGCTGTGTTTCTTCTAATGCAATCATTTTAGCTCATCGTTTATAATCCTTGTGGCACATCCCATCTTCCTGGAAAAGCTAGAAATCAAGCTGAATGGAACAAtaacaaacaatcaaaaaaaaaagattaaatgttttgaaatcactcaCAAAAATCACTCGTGCACCTAATGTTCTATTTGCATAAtgttcaatatataatatatgttagtGCTAATGAGCTAATGAGTGTTCATTTATCCATGTTTTATGGCTCATCGTGATATAGGAGAATATGGAGCACATATTCAAGGAGGAAAAAACACGTCAGGCCCAAACTGAGCACAAATATGCAACTTGGTGCatatgaagatgaagatgaaattCTGAGCTTGTAATATAAATCAATGAGATTTTAAGACATTATAGCAGATACATACAGAAAATGATATAAGTATGAGTTGTCATTCTGTATCTCCCATGTCTTAAATGCTTacttttatgatcaaagctcagAAATACAATGATAACTGAGAGATGAACAAGTTAACATTTctcaaaagcctgatgatcaATGGCTACTCACATTTGAACATGGACATGAACATGAAGTGGCTTTTGGTCCAGTAAGAGTTAATCGTTAAATATTactaacaaaataaaagatattcttctgtttactttataaaattgagtaaagatttcacagcaaaaacagACGTGAACCACAAGCTGAAGGTGGACTTTTGGACAAGGTCTTATACTTGCTAAAAAAGACTAAACTATAAATCTgatgacagaaggcatgtagtggattgtgtgcaacaggttttcagcaaagttttaatCATGCTGGAAATATAGAGGCTTCAGAAATTCATGtatcaaatgtgaccctggagcacaaaagcagtctgaagtctctggggtatatttgtagcaatagccaaaaaaaaaaaaaaaaacattgtatcggtcaaaattatcgattttcttttatgccaaaaatcattagtatattaagtaaagatcatgttccatgaagatattttgtaaatttcctactgtaaaatatctaaaaataacttaatttttgattagtaatatgcatttctaaaaattcatttggacaaagttaaaggtgattttctcagtatttatatttagattgctccgtcagattccagattttcaaatagttgtacctcggccaaatattgttctatTATAAcataacc is a genomic window of Carassius auratus strain Wakin unplaced genomic scaffold, ASM336829v1 scaf_tig00025916, whole genome shotgun sequence containing:
- the LOC113078508 gene encoding VIP peptides-like, which translates into the protein MCKAMPVRNGSQLLLFITLSSVLYARTLSLPFASMRDTRHADGLFTSGYSKLLGQLSARRYLESLIGKRVSDDLMEDQAPMKRHSDAIFTDNYSRFRKQMAVKKYLNSILTGKRSQEDPPSLQEESTGGETTYRESYDDVTVDRLLNHIPLPL